One part of the Glycine soja cultivar W05 chromosome 11, ASM419377v2, whole genome shotgun sequence genome encodes these proteins:
- the LOC114377531 gene encoding nucleosome assembly protein 1;4-like, with translation MSDLGSDLPAAAAALSAEDRAGLVNALKDKLQLLAGQHVDILETLPPKVRQRVEILRDLQSQHDEVEAKFLEERSQLEAKYQKLYEPLYSKRYEIVNGVVEVEGVTNEAVPEEGNKPAEEKGVPDFWLTAMKTNETLAEEITERDEGALKYLKDIKWCRIDDPKGFKLDFYFDSNPYFKNSVLTKTYHMIDDDDPILEKAIGTEIEWHPGKCLTQKVLKKKPRKGSKNAKPITKTEKCESFFNFFNPPEVPEDDDDIDEDAVEELQNLMERDYDIGSTIRDKIIPHAVSWFTGEAAQSDFEDIDEVDYDDEEGDGDEDEDEDEEEEEEEEEEEEKKGKSRSKSGGRVKPGKDQPTERPPECKQQ, from the exons ATGTCCGATCTTGGCTCCGATCTTCCCGCTGCCGCCGCCG CTCTCAGTGCTGAGGATCGTGCTGGTCTCGTGAATGCACTCAAG GACAAGCTCCAGCTCTTGGCTGGGCAACATGTGGACATCCTGGAGACACTGCCACCCAAAGTCAGGCAACGCGTGGAAATTCTCAGAGATCTGCAG AGTCAACATGATGAGGTGGAGGCTAAATTTTTAGAGGAGCGATCACAGTTGGAAGCTAAATACCAGAAGCTCTATGAACCGCTTTACTCAAAA AGATATGAGATTGTCAATGGTGTGGTAGAGGTTGAAGGAGTTACAAATGAAGCAGTACCAGAAGAAGGCAACAAACCTGCAGAAG AGAAAGGAGTACCTGACTTCTGGCTAACTGCAATGAAGACTAATGAAACACTGGCGGAAGAG ATTACTGAACGCGATGAAGGGGCCCTCAAATATCTTAAAGATATCAAGTGGTGTAGAATTGACGATCCTAAGGGCTTCAAGctggatttttattttgattctaaTCCTTATTTCAAGAATTCCGTGCTGACAAAAACATATCACATGATTGACGATGATGACCCTATATTAGAGAAAGCAATAGG GACGGAGATTGAGTGGCATCCAGGAAAGTGCTTGACACAAAAGGTTCTTAAGAAAAAGCCAAGGAAAGGATCAAAAAATGCTAAACCCatcacaaaaacagaaaaatgtgAAAGTTTCTTCAACTTTTTCAATCCTCCCGAGGTCCCtgaggatgatgatgatattgatgagGATGCT GTTGAAGAACTCCAGAATTTGATGGAACGTGATTATGACATTGG TTCTACAATCCGGGACAAAATTATTCCTCATGCTGTGTCATGGTTCACGGGGGAGGCTGCACAGAGTGATTTTGAGGATATAGATGAAGTTGATTATGATGATGAAGAAGGTGATGGGGATGAGGATGAGGATGAggatgaggaggaggaggaggaggaggaggaagaggaggaaaaGAAAGGGAAGAGCAGGAGTAAG AGTGGTGGCAGGGTCAAACCTGGTAAGGATCAGCCGACAGAGCGCCCTCCTGAATGCAAGCAGCAGTAG
- the LOC114374870 gene encoding beta-fructofuranosidase, cell wall isozyme-like, whose protein sequence is MAISPILLLAILSLIYGNGVLPIEATHHVYRNLQTLSSDSSDQPYRTAYHFQPRKNWINDPNGPMRYKGLYHLFYQYNPKGAVWGNIVWAHSISNDLVNWTPLDHAIYPSQPSDINGCWSGSATILPGGKPAILYTGINPNKHQVQNLAIPKNMSDPLLREWVKSPKNPLMAPTSSNNINSSSFRDPTTAWLGKDGYWRVLIGSKIHTRGMAILYKSKNFVNWVQAKQPLHSAEGTGMWECPDFYPVLDNKGPSTIGLDTSVNGDNVRHVLKVSLDDTKHDHYLIGTYDIAKDIFTPDNGFEDSQTVLRYDYGKYYASKTIFEDGKNRRVLLGWVNESSSVPDDIKKGWAGIHTIPRAIWLHKSGKQLVQWPVVELESLRVNPVHWPTKVVKGGEMLQVTGVTAAQADVEISFEVNEFGKAEVLDKWVDPQILCSRKGAAVKGGLGPFGLLVFASRGLQEYTAVFFRIFRYQNKNLVLMCSDQSRSSLNKDNDMTTYGTFVDMDPLHEKLSLRTLIDRSVVESFGGEGMACITARVYPTIAINKKAQLYAFNNGTAAVKITRLSAWSMKKAKIN, encoded by the exons ATGGCCATATCTCCAATTTTGTTGTTGGCTATCTTATCTCTCATTTATGGCAATGGTGTTCTTCCCATTGAAGCTACCCATCATGTTTACAGAAATCTTCAGACTCTATCTTCTGATTCCTCTGATCAACCTTATAGAACTGCTTACCATTTCCAACCTCGCAAAAATTGGATAAATG ACCCTAATG GACCAATGAGGTACAAAGGACTTTACCATCTGTTCTATCAATACAATCCAAAAGGTGCCGTATGGGGCAATATTGTCTGGGCCCACTCAATATCAAATGATCTTGTGAATTGGACTCCACTGGATCATGCCATCTACCCTTCTCAACCGTCTGATATAAACGGTTGTTGGTCAGGCTCAGCCACAATACTCCCTGGGGGCAAGCCAGCCATTTTATACACAGGAATTAACCCTAATAAGCACCAAGTTCAAAACTTAGCCATACCCAAAAACATGTCTGACCCATTACTTAGGGAATGGGTTAAGTCACCCAAAAATCCACTAATGGCACCAACTAGTTCTAACAATATCAATTCAAGCTCATTTAGGGACCCTACCACTGCTTGGCTAGGAAAAGATGGATACTGGAGGGTGCTGATTGGAAGCAAAATACACACTAGGGGTATGGCAATTTTGTACAAGAGCAAAAACTTTGTTAATTGGGTTCAAGCCAAACAACCCCTACATTCAGCTGAAGGCACTGGAATGTGGGAGTGCCCTGATTTCTATCCAGTGCTGGATAATAAGGGCCCATCAACTATTGGTCTTGACACATCTGTGAATGGTGATAATGTTAGGCATGTGCTTAAGGTTAGTTTGGATGATACAAAACATGATCATTATTTGATTGGGACTTATGACATTGCCAAGGATATCTTCACTCCGGATAACGGATTTGAGGATAGCCAAACTGTCTTAAGATATGACTATGGAAAATATTATGCCTCAAAAACGATTTTTGAAGATGGAAAAAACAGAAGGGTCTTATTGGGTTGGGTTAACGAATCCTCAAGTGTTCCGGATGATATCAAGAAAGGATGGGCTGGAATCCAT ACCATTCCAAGGGCCATCTGGCTTCATAAATCTGGGAAACAGTTGGTGCAATGGCCGGTGGTGGAACTTGAAAGCTTGCGTGTGAACCCTGTCCACTGGCCCACCAAAGTGGTCAAAGGTGGTGAAATGCTTCAAGTTACTGGTGTCACTGCGGCACAG GCTGACGTTGAAATTTCATTTGAAGTGAATGAGTTTGGAAAGGCCGAAGTATTGGACAAATGGGTGGATCCCCAAATTCTGTGTAGTAGAAAGGGGGCAGCCGTAAAGGGTGGTTTGGGACCCTTTGGCTTGCTAGTTTTTGCTTCTCGTGGCTTACAAGAGTACACGGCAGTGTTCTTTAGAATATTCAgataccaaaataaaaatttggttCTCATGTGTAGCGACCAAAGCAG ATCCTCTTTGAATAAAGATAACGATATGACCACCTATGGGACTTTTGTGGACATGGACCCTCTTCATGAGAAGCTGTCACTAAGAACTTTG ATTGATCGCTCAGTAGTGGAGAGTTTTGGAGGAGAGGGAATGGCTTGCATCACAGCCAGAGTATATCCCACAATAGCAATTAATAAAAAGGCACAACTATATGCTTTCAATAATGGAACTGCCGCTGTCAAGATCACAAGATTGAGTGCTTGGAGCATGAAGAAGGCAAAAATCAACTGA
- the LOC114373607 gene encoding protein indeterminate-domain 11-like has product MIIHKTPNMGKDDEGFDVPKTMSNLTSASGEARASSGNRTEIGTDYSQQYFTPPPTQTQPPLKKKRNLPGNPDPEAEVVALSPKTLLATNRFICEICNKGFQRDQNLQLHRRGHNLPWKLKQRSSKDIIRKKVYVCPEPSCVHHEPSRALGDLTGIKKHFCRKHGEKKWKCDKCSKKYAVQSDWKAHSKTCGTREYRCDCGTLFSRRDSFITHRAFCDALAEESARSVTGIVANSTTQPTEAAGVVISSSSLHQDMIHASNNNFPLKKEQQGCIPHWLGQPSPSSASSSFLFSHQDHHLHENPNPRGGPTLLPPPYHQTAPHMSATALLQKAAQMGATMSKTGSMIRTHQQQAHVSANAALNLSSRDHQMNPTPHDLLPFGNNKAVDNGVGVSPSLLHHVINSFSSSPFEGTFEDTFGGGDAMTADEGGGGGAGGNNNEGLTRDFLGLRHLSHTDILNIAGVGNCMNSSQHNQTRNPWQG; this is encoded by the exons ATGATAATTCACAAAACTCCAAATATGGGAAAAGATGATGAAGGGTTTGATGTTCCAAAAACCATGTCTAATTTGACTTCTGCATCTGGTGAAGCTAGGGCTTCCTCAGGCAACAGAACCGAAATTGGCACTGATTACTCACAGCAATACTTTACTCCACCACCAACTCAAACACAGCCTCcactaaagaaaaagagaaacctTCCTGGCAACCCAG acCCGGAAGCTGAAGTTGTCGCCTTGTCTCCAaagactctcttggcaactaatAGGTTCATTTGTGAGATCTGCAACAAAGGATTTCAAAGAGACCAGAATCTCCAACTTCACAGAAGAGGACACAATTTACCATGGAAGCTGAAGCAGAGATCAAGCAAAGACATTATAAGGAAGAAGGTGTATGTGTGCCCAGAACCTAGTTGCGTGCACCACGAGCCTTCAAGGGCCCTGGGGGACCTCACTGGCATCAAGAAGCACTTCTGCAGAAAACACGGCGAGAAGAAGTGGAAATGTGACAAGTGCTCCAAGAAGTATGCTGTTCAATCAGACTGGAAAGCTCACTCCAAGACCTGTGGCACTAGAGAGTACAGATGTGACTGTGGAACCCTCTTCTCAAG GAGGGACAGTTTCATAACACACAGAGCCTTCTGCGATGCATTAGCAGAGGAGAGTGCAAGATCAGTGACAGGCATAGTAGCCAACTCAACAACTCAACCAACTGAAGCAGCAGGAGTAGTGATCTCTTCATCCTCTCTTCATCAAGACATGATCCATGCTAGTAATAATAATTTCCCATTGAAGAAAGAGCAACAAGGTTGCATACCCCATTGGCTTGGGCAACCATCACCCTCTTCTGCTTCATCATCATTCTTGTTCTCTCATCAAGATCATCATCTCCATGAAAACCCTAACCCTAGAGGTGGTCCCactcttcttcctcctccttaCCACCAAACAGCTCCTCACATGTCAGCCACAGCATTGCTGCAGAAAGCAGCCCAAATGGGTGCAACGATGAGCAAAACCGGCTCCATGATTAGGACCCACCAACAGCAGGCTCACGTGTCTGCCAATGCTGCTTTGAATTTGTCCTCACGTGACCACCAGATGAACCCCACTCCCCATGACTTGCTACCTTTCGGGAATAATAAAGCTGTTGATAACGGTGTTGGtgtttctccttcactccttcatcatgttatcaattctttctcttcttccccCTTTGAAGGGACTTTTGAGGACACTTTTGGTGGTGGCGATGCCATGACCGCCGATGAAGGTGGCGGTGGCGGTGCCGGAGGAAACAATAACGAAGGCTTGACAAGAGATTTCTTGGGTCTTAGACATCTCTCTCACACTGATATCCTCAACATTGCTGGCGTGGGAAACTGCATGAACTCCTCCCAACACAACCAAACCCGAAACCCTTGGCAAGGTTAA